TTGGAGACCCCGGCGCCACCGTGGATCTGGATCGCCCGGTCAATGACCTTCAAGGCCACGTTCGGCGCGACGACCTTGATCTGGGCGATTTCGCTCTTCGCCACTTTATTGCCGACCGTATCCATCATGTACGCCGCCTTCAACGTCAGCAGGCGCGCCATGTCGATTTCCATCCGCGAATCGGCAATCTTGTCGATGTTACCGCCCAGGCGTGCCAACGGCTGGCCGAAGGCCGTACGGCTGACGGCACGCTTGCACATCAATTCCAATGCGCGCTCGGCCATCCCGATGGAACGCATGCAGTGATGAATCCGGCCCGGGCCGAGGCGACCCTGGGCAATTTCAAAGCCGCGTCCTTCACCCAACAGGACGTTTTCGTACGGCACCCGCACGTTCTCGAACAGCACTTCGGCATGCCCGTGAGGCGCATCGTCGTAGCCGAACACCGGCAGCGGCCGGACGATCTTGACCCCGGGAGTGTCCACCGGCACCAGGATCATCGAGTGCTGGGCATGGCGTGGCGCATCAGGGTTGCTCAGGCCCATGAAGATCAGGATCTTGCAGCGCGGATCGCACGCCCCTGAGGTCCACCATTTCTTGCCGTTGATCACCCACTCATCGCCGTCGCGCTCGGCACGGGCGGCCATGTTGGTAGCGTCCGAGGAGGCAACGTCCGGCTCGGTCATGGCAAAGGCCGAGCGGATCTCGCCGCGCAGCAGTGGCTCGAGCCAGCGTCGCTTTTGTTCTTCATTGGCGTAGCGCACCAGCACTTCCATGTTGCCGGTGTCCGGTGCCGAGCAATTGAACGGCTCCGGCCCCAGCAACGAGCGGCCCATGATCTCTGCCAGCGGCGCGTATTCCAGGTTGGTCAGGCCGGCACCCAGTTCGGATTCAGGCAGAAACAGGTTCCACAGGCCTTCTGCCTTGGCCTTGACCTTGAGCTCTTCCATGATGGCCGTGGGTTGCCAGCGGTCGCCTTCGGCCACTTGCCGTTCGAACACCGCTTCGGCCGGGTAGACGTAGGCATCCATGAACGCCGTGACGCGTTCACGCAGTTCCTGAACCTTGGGGGAATACGCAAAATCCATGAGCAGCACCTTCTTGGCAGAGGTTGTTTTAGGTCATGAAATCGATGCTAGTTCAGCTACGAAAATTTACCTAACCTATTCTCGGCGTGTATTAACATTCATCACCGATATATGTTTCACTGATTCTCCTCGCCACCCGGCACCTCACAACAAGCCCAAGAACAAGAGTGCAGCGCCATGAATCTGAGCAAGGTCGACCTCAACCTTTTCATTGTCTTCGATGCGATCTACACCGAAGCCAACCTGACCCGCGCCGGGCAGATCGTCGGCATCACTCAGCCGGCCGTGTCCAATGCCCTGGCGCGTCTGCGGGAGACCTTCAACGACCCGCTCTTCGTGCGTACGGCCCAAGGGATGGTGCCGACCCCCATGGCCCAGAACATCATCGGTCCGGTGCGCACCGCCTTGTCGCTGCTGCGGGTGTCGGTGCAGGAAAGCCGGATATTCAATCCGTTGCAGGCCGTCAAGACCTACCGCATCAGCATGACCGACCTCACCGAAGGCGTGATCCTGCCGCTGCTGTTCCAGCGCCTGCGTCGCCTGGCGCCGACCGTGGCGATCGAAAGCTTCCTCTCCAAGCGCCGTGAAACCACGAAGGAGCTGGCCGCCGGCCGCCTCGACTTCGCCGTGGACGCACCGCTCAACACCGATCCGCAGGTACGACACGTCAAGTTGATGGAAGATCGCTACGTGTGCGCCATGCGCAAGGGCCATCCGTTGGCGAGCAAGGAAAAAATCAGCCTCGATGATTACCTGGCCCAGACCCACGTGCATATCTCCAGCCGCCGCAACGGGCTGGGTTATGTCGACCTGGCCCTCGGCAAGATGGGTATCCAGCGCAAGATCGCCCTGCGCTCCCAGCATTACCTGATGGCCTCCCAGGTCCTGCAACAAACGGACATGGTCATGACCGTCCCCGAGCGCTTTGCCCGTCGTCACGATCTGCACGCCTTCCTGTTACCCGTCAACGATGTGCCGCCGGTGGAAACCCACCTCTACTGGCACGAAAGCACCGACCAGGACCCGGCCAACCGCTGGATGCGCGAGCAGATGATCGAGCTGTGCCAGCAGGTGACGGCCCATGAGAAGAAGCTCGACAAGGTTTAGCCGATCAACATTGTGGGAGCGAGCTTGCTCGCGATAGCGGTGGATCAGCTTGCATTGATGTTGAACATGCCGCCGTCATCGCGCGCAAGCTCGCTCCCACAGGTTTTGTGTGCAGAAACCTCATTGCTTGACGCGAACGTCAACCTGCCTTTAGCTTAGCGCCAGCCCCTTTCGTTTCGAGCGCTTCCATGAGTAGCCAGACCTACAGCATCTCCGACCTCGCCCGCGAGCTGGATATCACCACCCGGGCCATCCGCTTCTATGAAGAACAAGGCCTGTTGAGCCCGGAGCGACGGGGCCAGGAGCGCATTTATTCGCCGCGGGACAAGGTCAGCCTGAAGCTGATCCTGCGTGGCAAGCGCATTGGTTTTTCCCTGGCCGAGTGCCGCGAGCTGATCGAACTCTATGACCCCTCCAGCGGCAATCAGAAACAGCTGCACAGCATGCTGGCGAAAATCACCGAACGCCGGGAACAGCTCGAACAGCAATTGCTGGACATCGAACAGATGAAACTGGAACTCGACACCGCCGAAGAACGCTGCATCCAGGCGCTGGAGCAGACGATCAAAGGCCAGGAAATCGTCCAGTAACACTTTCTGCAAGATGAAGAAAAAACTGTGGGAGCGAGCTTGCTCGCGATAGCGCTATAACCGGCACCCTCAATGTTGACTGACATACCGCCATCGCGAGCAAGCTCGCTCCCACAATAGGCTGATCGTCGCTCTCGACATATTGGCAACCCTCACCACAGGTCAATCCCATGTCCCTTCCCTCCTTTGTACGCCTGATCGAAGTCGGCCCCCGTGACGGGCTGCAGAATGAAGCACAGCCCATCAGCGTCGCCGACAAGGTGCGCCTGGTAGATGCCTTGGGCGCCGCCGGCCTGGGCTACATCGAAGTCGGCAGTTTCGTCTCGCCCAAATGGGTGCCGCAAATGGCCGGTTCCGCCGAGGTGTTCGCGCAGATCCAGCGCAAGCCCGGTGTGACCTATGGCGCCCTGGCGCCGAATCTGCGGGGTTTTGAAGATGCGCTAGCGGCAGGTGTGAAAGAGGTGGCGGTGTTCGCCGCCGCGTCCGAAGCGTTCTCCCAGCGCAATATCAACTGCTCCATCAAGGAGAGTCTGGAGCGCTTCGCGCCGATCATGGAAGCCGCAAAACAACACGGCGTCAGTGTGCGCGGTTACGTGTCCTGCGTGCTGGGCTGCCCCTATGAAGGTGCGGTCAAGCCTGAACAGGTGGCTTGGGTCGCTCGGGAGCTGTATGCCATGGGCTGCTACGAAGTCTCCCTGGGCGACACCATCGGCACGGGCACCGCCGGTGCCACCCGCAGGATGTTCGAGGTGGTGGGCGCCGAGGTACCTCGGGACAAGCTCGCCGGACACTTCCACGATACCTACGGCCAAGCCATGGCCAACGTATACGCCAGCTTGCTGGAAGGCATTGCGGTGTTCGACAGCTCCATTGCCGGCCTGGGCGGCTGCCCTTATGCCAAGGGCGCCAGCGGTAACGTCGCCACCGAAGACGTGCTGTACCTGCTCAACGGCTTGGGTATCGAAACCGGTGTCGACCTGGACGCCCTGATCGCCGCGGGTCGGCAGATCTGTGACGTACTCGGTCGTCCTAGCGGTTCGCGTGTCGCCAAGGCCCGTAGCGCACAGTGAGGTGTTACCGCTGGCTTTGTAACAGCGGCGAAACGAGTAACACGGAAACAATTTGTCTGGTCTGGTGTGCCAGCTTTTTCGACGAAAAAACACAACATGTTGATTTATATAGAGATTTAAAAGTTGGCACGCCACCTGCTATATCTCTTGCATAACAAGAATAAAAAAACGCAGCAAACCCAATAAAAACAAGACGAAACGACTCTGACATAACAAAAACAACACGGCAGAGACGCAGCTAACAGATTTTTTTGGAGAAGATGTGCTTTTCAGGGTGCTTCCAGAAGCAACCCGCAACCGGGCAGAGAACAATAAAACTACCTTCAGGTAGCTCCCGAATCGGTTGGATCGCAAGGCGAAAAAGCAGGTCAGCGCTCAAAAAAATACGTTTGCTCTTGATCCCGGATGGGGATCGCCAAAAACAGCGGTAAAGGGCAACGGCTGCCAAAAACAACAACAGGCCGCCCCTCAATAATAAAAAAAGAGCACGCGACGACAAAATTAAAGGGGAGCTTCGGCTCCCCTTTGTGCTGCCTGGGGTTTGGGTTTTTCGGTTGTTTTGTGAAGGCAGTGTGTCAGCCGCCGCGCTTTGACCGACACACCGCATCGCGAGCAAGCTCGCTCCCACAGTTTTTGGCTAGTCTTCTTTTTTGCGCAGTTCTTCGATGCTGATTTCGCGCATGCGGAATTTCTGGATCTTACCGGTGACCGTCATGGGAAATTCTTCGACGAATTTGAAATGACGCGGCGTCTTGAAGTGGGCGATGCGCTCCTTGCACCAGGCTTGCAGTTCTTGCTCGCAAGCACTGTGGCCGGGATGGAACTTGATCCAGGCAACGATTTCCTCGCCATAGCGCGAACACGGGATGCCGATCACTTGCACGTCCGCCACCGCCGGGTGAGTGAAGAAAAACTCCTCAAGCTCACGCGGGTAAATATTTTCTCCGCCACGAATGATCATGTCCTTGTTGCGCCCGACGATGCGCACGTAGCCCTGCTCGTCCATGGTCGCCAGGTCGCCTGTGTGCATCCAGCCATCCGGAGCGATGGCATCGGTGGTGC
The sequence above is drawn from the Pseudomonas sp. St316 genome and encodes:
- a CDS encoding MerR family DNA-binding transcriptional regulator, yielding MSSQTYSISDLARELDITTRAIRFYEEQGLLSPERRGQERIYSPRDKVSLKLILRGKRIGFSLAECRELIELYDPSSGNQKQLHSMLAKITERREQLEQQLLDIEQMKLELDTAEERCIQALEQTIKGQEIVQ
- a CDS encoding LysR family transcriptional regulator; this translates as MNLSKVDLNLFIVFDAIYTEANLTRAGQIVGITQPAVSNALARLRETFNDPLFVRTAQGMVPTPMAQNIIGPVRTALSLLRVSVQESRIFNPLQAVKTYRISMTDLTEGVILPLLFQRLRRLAPTVAIESFLSKRRETTKELAAGRLDFAVDAPLNTDPQVRHVKLMEDRYVCAMRKGHPLASKEKISLDDYLAQTHVHISSRRNGLGYVDLALGKMGIQRKIALRSQHYLMASQVLQQTDMVMTVPERFARRHDLHAFLLPVNDVPPVETHLYWHESTDQDPANRWMREQMIELCQQVTAHEKKLDKV
- a CDS encoding hydroxymethylglutaryl-CoA lyase, with translation MSLPSFVRLIEVGPRDGLQNEAQPISVADKVRLVDALGAAGLGYIEVGSFVSPKWVPQMAGSAEVFAQIQRKPGVTYGALAPNLRGFEDALAAGVKEVAVFAAASEAFSQRNINCSIKESLERFAPIMEAAKQHGVSVRGYVSCVLGCPYEGAVKPEQVAWVARELYAMGCYEVSLGDTIGTGTAGATRRMFEVVGAEVPRDKLAGHFHDTYGQAMANVYASLLEGIAVFDSSIAGLGGCPYAKGASGNVATEDVLYLLNGLGIETGVDLDALIAAGRQICDVLGRPSGSRVAKARSAQ
- a CDS encoding acyl-CoA dehydrogenase → MDFAYSPKVQELRERVTAFMDAYVYPAEAVFERQVAEGDRWQPTAIMEELKVKAKAEGLWNLFLPESELGAGLTNLEYAPLAEIMGRSLLGPEPFNCSAPDTGNMEVLVRYANEEQKRRWLEPLLRGEIRSAFAMTEPDVASSDATNMAARAERDGDEWVINGKKWWTSGACDPRCKILIFMGLSNPDAPRHAQHSMILVPVDTPGVKIVRPLPVFGYDDAPHGHAEVLFENVRVPYENVLLGEGRGFEIAQGRLGPGRIHHCMRSIGMAERALELMCKRAVSRTAFGQPLARLGGNIDKIADSRMEIDMARLLTLKAAYMMDTVGNKVAKSEIAQIKVVAPNVALKVIDRAIQIHGGAGVSNDFPLAYMYAMQRTLRLADGPDEVHRAAIGKFEIGKYVPREMLRSGR